In Planctomycetota bacterium, the DNA window CTCAGCTCCTTGATCCGCGAGGTCAGGATCGCGATCTGGACCTCGGGAGAGCCGGTGTCGCCGTCGTGCCGGCGATAGTCGCCGATGACCTGCTGCTTCGCATCCGCTTCGATTGCCATGCACCCGTCCTGTTCAAGCTATCGCGGACAAACTCGCGCGGGCGCGACGGCCCGCATCAAACACGAACAGGATAGTAGACCCGCCGGCGGAGGGGCGTCCACCTGGGCGGGCCCTGGAGCATCTTCGAGCGCTCCGTAGCGGCCTTCCGGCCGCACACTCGCTCTCATACGGCCTCGCCGGAGTGAATCCGGCGGGCCTAGACGGCCGCACACGCTACATCTGGATCGAATCTGCTCTAGCCGCGGGCGTCGACGAGCCGCAGGGCGACGAGGTCCTGCACGTCCAGCAGCGCGACGGGGCGGCCGTCGGCGTCGACCACCGGGATCTCGTCCTGTCGGTGCTCGAGCACCAGCGAGACGGCCTCGCGGGCCCGGGCGTCGGCCGACACGGTCCGCGGCCGCCTGGTCATGACCTCGCCGATGGGCCGGCCGAGCTGGGCGGCATCATCCAGCACCAGCCTTCGCAGGTCGCCGTCGGTGAAGATGCCCGCGAGCCGGCCGTCGCCGTCGACGACGAGGATGGCCCCGGGACGACGCCCGCCGGGCGATTCGGCCCGCACCTGCGCGTCGAGCACCGTGGTGCTCTCGGTCGCCAGCGGCAGGTTCTGGCCCACGTGGCAGCGGGCCACGTCGAGCACCGGCCGCAGCGCGCCACCCAGCGAACCACCGGGGTGCCGCTTGGCGAACTCGGCATCCCCGAAGCCTCTGCGGTGCGCTGCCGCGATCGCGAGGGCATCGCCGAGTGCCATGGTCGCGGTGGTCGAGGATGTCGGTGCGCTGAACCGCGGCTGCGCGGCCTCGCGCTCGATGCCCAGGTAGAGCGGCACCGTCGACAGCCGTGCCAGCGGGTTGGGTTGCTGGCTGTTTAGCGGCGGCGCGCCGGTGATGGACACGATCGGCAGGCCGTCCTGCCGGAGGATCGCGCAGAGTCCCACGACCTCCTCGGTCCGCCCCGAGAACGACAGCGCGATGACGGCGTCTTGCGGGCGGAACCGCCCGAGGTCGCCGTGGGCCGCCTCGGTTGGGTGGACGGCGTGGCTCGGGATGCCGAGCGAGGCCATCGTCGCACTGATCTTGGCGCCCACCAGGCCGCTCTTGCCCAGGCCCGTCACGAGCACGGTGCCGTCGGCCCGCGCGCACTCGTCGAGGATGCCGACCGCACGCTCGAAGCCCTCGGGCAGCTCAGCCAGCCCGGCGACGGCGGCGGCTTCCTCACGGAGTACTCGCCGCGCGAGATCGAGCGCCGAAACCTCGGCCGGCGCGGGAGCCTCGCGTCGCTGCTGGTTGGTCATCGAAGCCACGCAAAAGGGTAGACCGGCGGCCGCCAACCGCACCTATCCGCACCTAACCTGCCCGATGGAGCCCACCGGCCCCGCCATCACCGTCGAGGCCTTCCAGGGGCCCATGGATCTGCTGCTGCATCTGGTGCGCGTGCGCGAGGTGGACATCCACGACATCCCGATCGCCGACATCGCCGACCAGTACGTCGCCGCGGTGGGCGATCTGAGCCGCGTGGACATCGAGGCCGCCGGCGAGTTCCTGGTGATGGCCGCCACGCTCGTGCAGATCAAGAGCCGCGTCATCGCCGCCGAGAACATGACCGATGAGGACCGGGCCGATCGCGACGAGGCCGAGCGCGTCGAGGACGATCCACGGGCCGAGCTCGTCAAGCAGCTGCTCGAGTACAAGCGGACCCGCGAGCGCGCCGACGCCCTCGAATCCCGGCTGGCCGACTGGCAGGCGCGGGTCCGCGTCGCGCCCGCGGCTCGGCCCGACATCGAGACCGACGACGACGACGCGCCCGTCGACCTCGAGGACCTGAGCCTGGCCGACATCGTCGCCGCCTTCGAGCACATCGCCGAGGCCATCCAGTTCGATCGTCTGGGCGACCACGCCATCGTCGACGACGACACACCCATCGAACTGCACCAGGCCGACGTCCTCGATCGGCTGCAGCGCGTCGAGGCCGCCGGCGGCCGCCCAGCGCTGGCGCTGGTCGACGTCTTCACCGGCCGCAACCGCCTGGAGGCCATCGGCTTGTTTCTGGCGATCCTCGAGCTGCTCCGCAACCACCAGCTGAGCGCGTGGCGAGCGGAGGGAGAGGGCGGCATCTGGGTCGGGCGAGTCGCCGCCGAAGCCGCCAACGAGTAAGTCGCCAGCAAGCGAGCACGGTGGCCAGCGATCGCAGCGAAGGTCCCGGCACGGGCAACTCCATATCGACCATCGCGGACGCCAATGCACGCCTACGCCAGCAGGCCGGACGTGGCGTCGGACTCGCTACGCTCGTCCGTGCGATCGGACGCCCCCACCATCACCGACGACCGCGGCCGCGATCGCCCGCTCCGGCCGCCGCGCCTCGTGCTGCCGTGGCACGGGCGGGCGTTCCTCGCCATGCCGGGGCGGTGGGTGTTCCTGGCGATGCTGCTGCTGGCGGCGGGGCTCGCGTGGGCGACCGTCCGCACGGGGTGGAGCGGGCTGCGGATCGTCCGCGGCGGGCCGATGCCCGGCGAATCGCTCGACATCGTGCTCGCCGTCGGCGGGGCGATGCTCGTGCTGCTGCTGACCGGCGTCGGGCTGCCGGCGATGTACCTGTGGATCGCGTCGGCCCGCACCCGCTCGTGGCGCGCGCGGCTGCGGCTGCTGGCGGGCCGCTGCGCGGCGTGCGAGTACGACATGTCCGGCCTGCTGCCCGAGGACGACGAGCGCTGCGTCTGCCCCGAGTGCGCGGCCGCGTGGCGGTGCGATCTGCTCTCGGCCGGTGCGCACAATTACGGGGCGATCACCCGCTCGCTCAATCGATCGGCTGCACGACGGCACGGCCGCTAGAGTCGGCGATGCCAGCCGACTACCTGCCCGCTCGCCGCCGCCGCATCGCCGCCGCGCTCGCCAAAAAGTCTCGCGAACTCGCGGGCGATGGCGCACCGCTGCCGATCGTGCTCGTCGGCGCGGGCGAGATGATCCCGGTCGCCGGGGCGCACGATCGCACCTACCCGTACATCGCGCACTCCCACTACTACTACCTGGCCGAACAGGAGTGCCCGGGCGGCGTGCTGGCGATCGATCTCGAGGAGGCCGAAGCCGAGAACCCGTGGCACGCCTTCGCGCCAGAGGTCACCGATGCTCGCCGGACCTGGGAGGGTGACGTCGAATGGGAGGGTCGCCCGCTAGCCGAATTCGCGGCCTGGCTCGCGCCTCGCGTCGGCGCCGGTCGCGGGCGGGCGATCGCGGCGCTAGGCAACCCGCCCGCGGGCATCAACGTGTCGCACGGGGTCGACGGGCCGCTGGCCGCGGCGCTGGATGACGCGTTCCTGCATGCCCGCCGCGTGCTCGATGATCGCGAGATCGACCTCATGCAGCGCGCGGCCGAAGCGACGGCCCACGGCCACGCCTGGGCGCGCGAGCACATCACCAGCGGAACGGCCGATGGCGTTACGGAGCGGGCGATCCAGATCGAACTCGAGGCCGAGTTCTTTCGCGGTGGTGGCGATGCGACCGCCTACGACACCATCGTCGGCTGCGGCGCCAACGCGGCCGTGCTGCACTTCTTCCCGAGCGAGCGCGTGGTGCACCGCGGCGAGTGCGTGCTCATCGACGCCGGCGCCCAGGTGCGGCGCTACGCCGCGGACGTCACGCGCACGTGGCCCGTCGGCGAGCCGACCAGCGTACAGCGGGACCTGATCAACATCGTCTGCGACGCCGAGGAGAGCGCCATCGCGATGTGCGTGCCTGGAGTCGAGTGGCACGACGTGCACCGCCACGCGAGCGAGAGAGTGCTCGAGGGGCTGGCCGGACTGGGCGCCCTGAAGGGCGACCCCGCTGAACTCGTCGAGCGGGGCATCGCGGCGCTGTTCTTCCCGCACGGCGTGGGCCACATGATCGGGCTTGGCGTCCGGGGCGCGGGTGGCCGCCAGCCCGGGCGTGCGCCCCGTCCCGGCCCCGGCGAGGTCCGCGTTCGTGTCGACATGCCGCTGGCCGCCGGCCATGGGTTTACGGTCGAGCCCGGGCTCTACTTCATTCCGCAGCTGATCGATCCGGACGCCACGCGGCAGCGCTTCGCCGACGCCGTCAACTGGAGCACGATCGACGCCCTGCGCACCGAGATCCAGGGCATCCGCATCGAGGACGACATCGTGATCCGCGAGGGTCGGCCCGAGGTGCTCACGTCGTCGATCGAGAAGCGGCCGGGGTAGCCGCCGCACACCGGGCTGCGTGCGAACGGCACTGCCGCGGCATCGGTGCGCCGATCGTGGCGGACCCCGCCGGGCTGCTTGGCTTTCTTTAGTCGCCGCCGCCGACGCCACCACGGCCGATGCCGAACGCCGACATCACCGCGAACAAGATCCACAGCGCATCGAAGCCCGACAGGAAGTTCTCGTTGCGGGTCTCGGTGAAGATCTCCCGCATGGCCGCACGAACGGCCTCGCGGTCCTCCTCGAACTTGTTGCGGTAGGCCTCGCGGATGATCTGCTGGTCCGCGGGCGAGGACGACTCCCATCGGGCCATCGCGTCGTCCCAGAGGTCGGCGGGATAGTCCTCCTCCAGCCAGGCATCCTCGTAGGTCATGCCCACGGGCCAGTCGATCTCGATGCCTTCTTCCATGTACTGCTGCGCCACGTCGTCGGCGATCAGCGACATGAGGATATCGTCGTCGAACTCGGTGGTTTCGAACATCTGCTCGGCGTCGCTGTAGCTCACCTCCCAGGCCGCCAGCTTGCCGCCGGCGATGGCCGCCAGCGCGACGACCGCCGCCAGGATGCCCGTGCCATCCCCCGTGCGGCCGCCCGAGCCCGCGACGGCCCCGATGCCGCACAGCACGCCCACGCCCCAGGCGATCCAGCCGATCTCGTAGCCCGTGTGGTAGGCGATGACCCCCCAGATGGTGGCCCCGATGATGCCGCCCACCAGGGCGCCGACCAGTGCGCGTGCGAATTGCATGGCTCTCCGTCCCGCCCCACGGGCGACCGCAAACCCCCAACACCAGCCCGCGTCGTTGCGCTCGCGGGGAACTCGCGGGCATGCTACCGAGACTCGGGCGTCATTACAAGGGAATCTGCGTGCTCCAATAGGGAGATTTCGGAGTCACACGCTCGGGGTCCGCCGGTGCCGCACATCTCCTGACTTCTTATGTCGCCTCGGGAGCCGGGCGGTGCCGCTGGGGCTCACGGGCAGGCGTCGGGGTCACCCAGCACCTCCAGCAGCCGAAGCACGTCGAGGGTGTCGACACGGCCGCTGCGGTCCAGGTCTGCCGCGGGCGCACCGCGGGCGACGAGGTCGGCCATCGCGAGCACGTCAAAGGCGTCGATGGCGCCGCTGCCGTCGACGTCGGCTCCCGATCGCACGCGACCGGCCAGTTCGATGTCGTCGAGGACCAGCCGGCCGGTCGCGCGGCCGTCGAAGACGATGGCGAGTCCCGCGAGTCTGGTAAGGTCCAGCTCGGGCTCGGCCGCGACGAATGCCGCCAGCGGGAAGCGGTACGTCTCGAACATCGTCTTCCACCCGATCCCCGGGGCGGGCCCGTCCGGGTAGGCCAGCGGGCCCTGCGGCGCATCGGACAGCCGCAGCCGCGCGACGCGGCCGGACTGGTCGTGCAGTTCGACGGACAGGTCGATCTCGGCGCCAACGGGGTTGCGCGGATCGCCGTGCAGCTGCGCGAGCCGGAAACTCAGGTCCATCCAGCAGCGGGCGTCCAGGCCGCCGGAGTCCGAGAGCGTCTCGTAGAAGCCCAGCCCGGTCGTCGTCCACGCCACGTCCAGCCCGGACGTGGGCCAGTACAGCGTCTGGAAGTCGAGCATCCACCGCTCGTCGGCCACGTCCAGCTCCGGGGCGTAGGCCACCGGCAGTCCGAGGCTGTTGGTGAACGGATCGCCCACGCCGCCGACGCGATCGAGGTCGTTGTTCGCGAACGACACGCCCGCGCCCACCTCTTCCAGGCTCGCGGTCCAGATGCCCCAGCCGGGGTTGCGGAACAGGGCGACGTGGTCGTTGAACAGTCGCTCGACGGGAAACATGCGGTCGTAGTTGGTCTGTCCGTCGTACGCCGCCCCGGCGCAGGCCAGCACGGCCGGCAGCGTCGGCGAGCCCACGCGGAAGTCCGAGATGATCGCGCGGCCGCCGCCGCAGACATACGCGGCGAGCGGCGCGTCGAACGGATGGCTGGCCGTCGAGCTGCCGTCCTGGTTCGCGCTGATGATCAGGTCCCAGCCG includes these proteins:
- a CDS encoding KpsF/GutQ family sugar-phosphate isomerase — translated: MTNQQRREAPAPAEVSALDLARRVLREEAAAVAGLAELPEGFERAVGILDECARADGTVLVTGLGKSGLVGAKISATMASLGIPSHAVHPTEAAHGDLGRFRPQDAVIALSFSGRTEEVVGLCAILRQDGLPIVSITGAPPLNSQQPNPLARLSTVPLYLGIEREAAQPRFSAPTSSTTATMALGDALAIAAAHRRGFGDAEFAKRHPGGSLGGALRPVLDVARCHVGQNLPLATESTTVLDAQVRAESPGGRRPGAILVVDGDGRLAGIFTDGDLRRLVLDDAAQLGRPIGEVMTRRPRTVSADARAREAVSLVLEHRQDEIPVVDADGRPVALLDVQDLVALRLVDARG
- a CDS encoding segregation/condensation protein A, with the protein product MEPTGPAITVEAFQGPMDLLLHLVRVREVDIHDIPIADIADQYVAAVGDLSRVDIEAAGEFLVMAATLVQIKSRVIAAENMTDEDRADRDEAERVEDDPRAELVKQLLEYKRTRERADALESRLADWQARVRVAPAARPDIETDDDDAPVDLEDLSLADIVAAFEHIAEAIQFDRLGDHAIVDDDTPIELHQADVLDRLQRVEAAGGRPALALVDVFTGRNRLEAIGLFLAILELLRNHQLSAWRAEGEGGIWVGRVAAEAANE
- a CDS encoding M24 family metallopeptidase, whose product is MPADYLPARRRRIAAALAKKSRELAGDGAPLPIVLVGAGEMIPVAGAHDRTYPYIAHSHYYYLAEQECPGGVLAIDLEEAEAENPWHAFAPEVTDARRTWEGDVEWEGRPLAEFAAWLAPRVGAGRGRAIAALGNPPAGINVSHGVDGPLAAALDDAFLHARRVLDDREIDLMQRAAEATAHGHAWAREHITSGTADGVTERAIQIELEAEFFRGGGDATAYDTIVGCGANAAVLHFFPSERVVHRGECVLIDAGAQVRRYAADVTRTWPVGEPTSVQRDLINIVCDAEESAIAMCVPGVEWHDVHRHASERVLEGLAGLGALKGDPAELVERGIAALFFPHGVGHMIGLGVRGAGGRQPGRAPRPGPGEVRVRVDMPLAAGHGFTVEPGLYFIPQLIDPDATRQRFADAVNWSTIDALRTEIQGIRIEDDIVIREGRPEVLTSSIEKRPG